One Brevibacillus choshinensis genomic window carries:
- a CDS encoding alpha-ketoacid dehydrogenase subunit beta, with protein MKRKLTMIQAITEAMDQKMAEDSRVMLMGEDVGVNGGVFRATENLLQKYGANRVVDTPLAEAGIIGAAIGLAMNGLLPVVEIQFLAFIYPGFEQIVSHAARMRYRTRGQYHVPMVIRTPYGAGIRGPELHSESVESFFAHVPGLKVVAPSNPYDAKGLLIAAMEDPDPVIFLEPTKLYRAFKEEVPEEMYRVPIGKAKVVREGTDLSIFAWGAMLRVADEAAKQIEREQGVSCEVVDLRTIYPLDRDAIVQSVKKTGRAIVVHEAHKTAGMGAEIISIINDEALIYLKAPVKRITGFDVPVPQFSIEDDYLPTPGRVMSGIMETVTY; from the coding sequence ATGAAGCGAAAACTGACCATGATTCAAGCCATTACAGAAGCCATGGATCAAAAAATGGCGGAAGATTCACGCGTCATGCTCATGGGTGAGGACGTGGGAGTGAATGGCGGCGTGTTCCGTGCTACGGAGAACCTGCTTCAGAAATATGGCGCGAACCGTGTCGTGGATACGCCGCTGGCTGAGGCAGGCATCATCGGGGCTGCCATCGGGCTAGCCATGAACGGGCTATTGCCGGTTGTGGAAATTCAGTTCCTGGCTTTTATTTATCCAGGCTTCGAACAGATTGTGTCCCACGCTGCGCGGATGCGTTATCGGACACGGGGCCAATACCATGTGCCGATGGTCATTCGCACGCCATACGGTGCCGGCATTCGGGGGCCTGAGCTTCACTCGGAGAGCGTAGAGTCGTTTTTTGCTCACGTTCCTGGATTGAAAGTAGTCGCGCCAAGCAATCCCTACGACGCAAAAGGGCTCCTGATCGCTGCGATGGAAGATCCAGACCCGGTCATTTTTCTGGAGCCTACGAAGCTGTACCGGGCATTTAAGGAAGAGGTTCCGGAAGAGATGTATCGTGTACCGATCGGCAAGGCAAAGGTTGTACGGGAAGGAACGGATCTCTCTATCTTTGCCTGGGGGGCCATGCTCCGTGTAGCAGATGAGGCAGCCAAACAGATCGAGCGTGAGCAAGGCGTCAGCTGTGAGGTAGTGGACCTGCGCACGATTTACCCATTGGATCGGGATGCCATCGTTCAATCCGTGAAAAAGACAGGTCGTGCGATTGTGGTTCATGAGGCGCACAAGACAGCGGGCATGGGTGCAGAGATTATCTCGATCATCAATGATGAAGCCTTGATATACCTGAAGGCACCTGTGAAACGGATTACGGGATTTGATGTCCCTGTTCCACAGTTCAGCATTGAAGATGACTACCTGCCAACACCAGGCCGTGTGATGAGCGGAATTATGGAAACGGTTACGTACTAG
- the pdhA gene encoding pyruvate dehydrogenase (acetyl-transferring) E1 component subunit alpha has protein sequence MSPLYQVLTPEGQLVQDIAGLPDEATMIKMLENMLLVRLFDRKSINLQRQGRMGTYAPFEGQEASQVGSAMALAPGDWLFPTYRDHAAAIVHGQSMMRVFLYWMGHMEGSISPKNLNIMPPCVPIATQMVHAVGTAWASKLQNEKHVSLAYFGDGATSEGDFHEALNFAGVFKTPTVFFCQNNGFAISVPFEQQSASKTIAQRAAAYDIPGVRIDGNDIFAVWLTMKNAIERAHAGEGPTLIEAMTYRYGAHTTADDPKKYRDQDRLSEEWRQERDPIQRLRVYLEKQGLWNEEKESDFIAGAGVKIDAALAEAESYPKSRPEDMFKHVYAEPTWMASEQEKELVKPAKQEGIPA, from the coding sequence ATGTCTCCATTATATCAGGTATTGACTCCAGAGGGGCAACTGGTGCAAGACATCGCGGGGCTGCCGGACGAAGCCACCATGATCAAGATGCTGGAAAATATGCTTCTGGTCCGTTTGTTTGACCGTAAATCGATCAACCTGCAGCGCCAGGGACGCATGGGCACCTATGCCCCATTTGAAGGGCAGGAAGCATCGCAGGTAGGCAGTGCTATGGCGCTCGCACCAGGTGACTGGCTGTTCCCGACGTATCGGGATCACGCCGCAGCGATTGTCCACGGCCAATCCATGATGAGGGTGTTCCTGTACTGGATGGGACACATGGAAGGTAGCATCAGTCCTAAAAATTTGAATATCATGCCTCCGTGCGTGCCGATCGCGACCCAAATGGTGCATGCCGTAGGGACTGCATGGGCGAGCAAGCTCCAAAACGAAAAGCATGTGAGCCTCGCGTACTTTGGGGACGGTGCGACCTCTGAAGGCGACTTCCATGAAGCCCTGAATTTTGCAGGTGTATTTAAGACTCCGACCGTCTTTTTCTGCCAAAACAATGGGTTCGCCATCAGTGTCCCATTTGAGCAGCAATCTGCTTCCAAGACAATCGCTCAGCGCGCAGCCGCCTATGATATTCCAGGCGTGCGAATCGATGGAAACGATATCTTCGCCGTTTGGCTCACGATGAAAAATGCAATCGAGCGTGCACATGCAGGTGAAGGACCAACGCTGATCGAGGCGATGACGTACCGATACGGCGCCCATACCACAGCGGATGATCCGAAAAAATACAGGGATCAGGATAGACTGTCGGAAGAATGGCGACAAGAGCGAGACCCCATCCAACGACTTCGCGTGTATTTGGAAAAGCAAGGCCTCTGGAACGAAGAAAAAGAAAGCGATTTCATTGCGGGAGCAGGCGTGAAAATTGATGCGGCTCTGGCTGAGGCAGAGAGCTATCCGAAATCACGTCCGGAAGATATGTTCAAGCACGTCTACGCAGAGCCTACCTGGATGGCTTCGGAACAGGAAAAAGAGCTCGTGAAGCCAGCCAAGCAGGAGGGTATCCCGGCATGA
- a CDS encoding dihydrolipoamide acetyltransferase family protein, with protein MVEFKLPDVGEGMHEGEIIKILVKTGEAVEQDQPVMEVQTDKVNAELSAPVKGVIKEIRIAEGETVEVGTTLLVIEPTAGSAKSETAATVEKASPRPVSSQPFRTLATPYVRQLAREMKIDIEKVSGTGAAGRVTEEDLRQYASSASAKPVKRSIAPASNNEAAPAPSEKTSIGMQPSASTQQIERIPMKGIRKKIAEHMTKSVTVIPHVTSVDEMEMDQLRALREQMLPFAQKRNIKLTFLPFFIKALVIALKEFPVLNASIDDATNEILMKRFYHIGVATDTADGLIVPVIKDADGKSIFQIAEEISRLAELARVGKLTREQITGGTFTVSNVGPIGGLQATPIINHPEVAIIALHKMEKRWVVREDEGVIRWMMNVSLSFDHRLIDGVTAVRFTNRIKELLENPTLLFAEMV; from the coding sequence ATGGTGGAGTTTAAGCTTCCCGACGTGGGTGAAGGCATGCACGAAGGGGAAATCATCAAAATACTGGTAAAGACAGGAGAGGCAGTCGAGCAAGATCAACCCGTGATGGAAGTGCAGACAGATAAAGTAAACGCAGAGCTCTCCGCTCCAGTGAAGGGCGTCATCAAGGAAATTCGCATAGCGGAGGGCGAAACTGTCGAGGTGGGCACGACGCTGCTGGTCATCGAGCCGACAGCAGGATCGGCCAAGTCAGAAACGGCAGCGACTGTGGAAAAGGCATCTCCTCGACCTGTGAGTTCCCAGCCTTTTCGCACACTAGCGACTCCGTACGTACGCCAATTGGCTCGAGAAATGAAGATTGATATCGAAAAGGTCAGCGGGACAGGAGCAGCCGGGCGTGTAACCGAGGAAGATCTGCGCCAATACGCATCCTCAGCTTCGGCCAAACCTGTTAAAAGATCGATCGCGCCAGCATCAAACAACGAAGCGGCCCCAGCTCCAAGCGAAAAGACATCGATCGGAATGCAGCCTTCTGCAAGCACGCAGCAAATCGAGCGGATCCCGATGAAAGGCATCCGAAAAAAAATCGCGGAGCACATGACCAAGTCGGTTACCGTGATTCCACATGTGACATCCGTGGACGAGATGGAAATGGATCAGCTCCGTGCCCTGCGAGAACAAATGCTGCCTTTTGCCCAAAAGCGGAATATCAAGCTGACATTCCTTCCTTTCTTCATCAAGGCTTTGGTGATCGCATTGAAAGAATTCCCGGTGCTGAATGCTTCCATCGACGATGCCACGAACGAAATTTTGATGAAGCGCTTTTACCATATCGGAGTTGCCACGGATACGGCAGATGGCCTGATTGTACCGGTCATCAAGGACGCAGATGGCAAATCCATCTTTCAGATCGCCGAGGAGATTTCCCGGCTGGCGGAGCTCGCACGGGTTGGCAAGCTGACACGGGAGCAGATTACGGGCGGGACCTTTACCGTCAGCAATGTAGGGCCGATCGGAGGTCTGCAGGCGACGCCGATCATCAACCACCCTGAGGTCGCTATCATCGCCTTGCACAAAATGGAGAAGCGCTGGGTCGTTCGCGAGGATGAAGGAGTCATTCGCTGGATGATGAACGTCTCGCTTTCCTTTGATCACCGCCTGATTGATGGTGTGACAGCGGTAAGGTTTACAAATCGAATCAAGGAATTGCTGGAAAATCCTACTCTATTGTTTGCGGAGATGGTATAG
- a CDS encoding ArsR/SmtB family transcription factor: MDKVFKALADATRRQLLDLLFQKNGQSLGELCDHLEMTRQSVTKHLLILEEAELIVVEWQGRNKLHYLNAAPIADIYDRWIGKYERQRIDALRTLKRKLEEDNDGR, encoded by the coding sequence ATGGACAAGGTATTTAAAGCTCTCGCAGATGCAACGCGCAGGCAGTTGCTTGACTTGCTGTTTCAGAAAAACGGTCAGTCCTTGGGCGAGCTGTGCGACCACTTGGAAATGACACGGCAGTCGGTAACCAAGCATCTTCTTATTCTGGAGGAGGCAGAGCTGATTGTGGTGGAATGGCAGGGCAGAAACAAGCTGCACTACTTGAATGCCGCGCCGATCGCCGATATTTACGATCGCTGGATTGGCAAGTACGAGCGGCAGCGAATCGACGCGCTGCGCACTTTGAAAAGGAAATTGGAGGAGGACAACGATGGCAGATAA
- a CDS encoding MerR family transcriptional regulator, with translation MSIYKIEEVAKECGLTKRTIRYYEEIGLLFPPERSEGGYRLYTDQHIEQLKKIISARDVLGFSLPELLEFIQMSDSINNQRVEAKQTDDIPLKLEKIAEMEQTLEKQLHMIDQKLEKLTMFRAELTDLQERVQTAKNKYRAIQE, from the coding sequence ATGAGCATTTACAAAATTGAAGAGGTAGCGAAAGAATGCGGCCTCACGAAGCGTACCATCCGTTATTACGAGGAGATCGGTCTGCTGTTCCCGCCAGAGCGAAGTGAAGGCGGATATCGTTTGTATACCGACCAGCACATCGAGCAGCTCAAGAAGATCATCAGCGCGAGGGACGTCCTCGGCTTTTCGCTGCCGGAACTTTTAGAATTCATTCAAATGAGTGACAGCATCAATAACCAACGGGTGGAGGCCAAGCAGACAGACGATATACCACTCAAGCTGGAGAAAATTGCGGAAATGGAGCAGACGCTGGAAAAGCAGCTGCACATGATCGACCAGAAGCTGGAAAAGCTCACCATGTTTCGAGCTGAACTTACGGATTTGCAGGAGCGAGTCCAGACAGCCAAGAACAAATATAGGGCCATTCAGGAGTGA
- a CDS encoding acyl-CoA thioesterase — MLPNAKFEVVVPVEAVHGGHVNNVKYLEFLENARRPWYEFFFGLGFRAFVAHLDVEYKKEAFLGDRLVIHSAIERVGNTSFVLAQTIQNQNEENVLKAKVTFVAISVETGEKMRIPDELRES, encoded by the coding sequence ATGCTGCCAAACGCCAAATTCGAGGTGGTGGTTCCAGTCGAAGCTGTCCATGGGGGCCACGTCAACAATGTGAAGTACTTGGAGTTTCTAGAGAATGCCCGCAGACCATGGTATGAGTTCTTCTTCGGCTTGGGCTTTCGCGCGTTCGTGGCGCATTTGGATGTGGAGTACAAAAAAGAAGCCTTTCTCGGTGATCGCCTAGTGATCCATTCGGCTATTGAGCGAGTGGGCAATACGAGCTTCGTGCTTGCACAAACGATTCAAAACCAGAATGAAGAAAATGTACTGAAGGCGAAAGTGACATTTGTAGCGATCAGTGTGGAAACCGGAGAAAAAATGCGAATCCCTGATGAATTGCGCGAAAGCTAA
- a CDS encoding flavin-containing monooxygenase, which yields MASVPKADTTQAIHFDAVIVGAGFSGLYMLHRLREAGLSTMVYEAGDGVGGVWYWNRYPGARCDSESIYYNYTFSEELYQEWTWSSRYPGQPEILRYLNFVADKFDLRRDIQFKTRVVSAHYDEATTKWRIQTDDGISVWATYFISAVGCLSAANVPKIKGMESFQGKWYHTGNWPHEKVELGGKRVGVIGTGSSGIQSIPVIAEEAAHLTVFQRTPQYSSPARNHELDEDYVQSAKQRFHEMKQAMRESAIGFPIKRSERSALEVSEEERNQVYESAWNKGGLIFTSTFQDLMVNGEANETLCEFLRTKIKETVRDEKVAEMLLPTYYFATKRPVLDTRYFETYNRDNVTLINVRDEPIVEITPKGLRTESAEYELDILVFATGYDAMTGPLLKMDIRGKNGLGLKDKWAEGAKVKTYLGIATAGFPNMFMITGPESPAVLSNMPVSIEQHVEWIADCIQYLRDHGLVQIEPRTESEDAWSKHCWDVANSTLFTKAESWYTGANIKEKPVGFPIYLGGVGNYRQICTEIAAKGYEGFIFHPASESGQITSTKTN from the coding sequence ATGGCATCTGTACCAAAAGCGGACACGACACAAGCGATCCATTTCGATGCTGTGATTGTGGGGGCTGGTTTTTCTGGGTTGTACATGCTCCATCGGCTGCGGGAAGCAGGTCTGTCCACCATGGTTTACGAGGCTGGGGATGGCGTAGGGGGTGTGTGGTACTGGAATCGCTATCCAGGCGCCAGGTGTGATTCGGAAAGCATCTATTATAACTACACGTTTTCGGAAGAACTCTATCAAGAGTGGACTTGGTCATCTCGGTATCCGGGACAGCCGGAAATTCTCCGGTACTTGAATTTCGTTGCGGACAAATTTGATCTGCGGCGCGATATCCAATTCAAGACGCGCGTTGTTTCCGCGCATTATGATGAGGCGACAACCAAATGGCGCATTCAGACGGATGACGGCATAAGTGTATGGGCCACGTATTTCATTTCCGCTGTCGGCTGTCTTTCTGCAGCCAATGTTCCCAAGATCAAAGGAATGGAGAGCTTTCAGGGGAAGTGGTATCACACGGGGAATTGGCCGCATGAAAAGGTGGAGCTCGGCGGCAAGCGTGTAGGAGTGATCGGAACGGGCTCAAGCGGAATCCAGTCCATACCTGTGATCGCAGAAGAAGCTGCGCATCTCACGGTATTCCAACGAACGCCTCAATACAGCTCCCCGGCGAGAAACCACGAGCTGGATGAGGATTATGTACAATCAGCCAAGCAACGTTTTCATGAGATGAAACAAGCGATGCGTGAGTCGGCCATCGGATTTCCCATCAAGCGATCGGAGCGTTCCGCCCTGGAAGTATCCGAGGAAGAGCGAAATCAGGTATACGAGTCGGCCTGGAACAAGGGCGGGTTGATCTTTACCAGCACGTTCCAGGATTTGATGGTAAATGGAGAGGCGAATGAAACGTTGTGCGAGTTCCTCCGAACCAAAATTAAAGAAACCGTCAGAGATGAAAAGGTCGCAGAAATGCTGTTGCCCACCTATTATTTCGCGACCAAGCGTCCCGTTTTGGATACGCGTTACTTCGAGACGTACAATCGGGATAACGTCACATTGATCAACGTGCGAGATGAGCCGATTGTCGAGATCACTCCGAAGGGTTTGCGAACAGAGTCTGCCGAATACGAGTTGGACATTCTAGTTTTTGCAACCGGCTATGATGCGATGACGGGGCCGCTTTTGAAAATGGACATTCGCGGCAAAAACGGACTTGGCCTCAAGGATAAGTGGGCAGAAGGAGCGAAAGTGAAGACGTATTTGGGAATTGCTACGGCAGGTTTTCCCAACATGTTTATGATTACCGGTCCTGAGAGCCCAGCCGTTTTGAGCAACATGCCGGTGTCCATCGAGCAGCACGTCGAATGGATTGCAGACTGCATTCAATATCTCCGCGATCATGGGCTGGTTCAGATCGAACCGAGGACCGAATCGGAGGATGCCTGGAGCAAGCATTGCTGGGATGTCGCCAATTCGACGCTCTTCACCAAAGCCGAATCTTGGTATACGGGGGCGAACATCAAGGAAAAGCCGGTCGGATTCCCCATCTATCTGGGAGGAGTGGGCAATTATCGGCAAATCTGCACAGAGATTGCGGCGAAAGGGTACGAAGGATTCATCTTCCATCCCGCGTCCGAAAGCGGTCAGATAACGTCCACGAAAACAAATTGA
- a CDS encoding SRPBCC family protein, with protein MNNVTKMKIAKPAHDIYEAFVDPQKIGNFWFSSSSERWEPGKTITLRYDEYNAEGTIQVVEVEEDKKIVFTWGPQDDPHTVTISLQVQGDSHTIVEVTEEGFNENDENLIPDLIGNKEGWVYMLTCLKGYMENGINNLRAGLWK; from the coding sequence ATGAACAACGTGACCAAAATGAAGATCGCAAAGCCTGCACACGACATTTACGAAGCGTTTGTGGACCCTCAAAAGATCGGGAATTTCTGGTTCTCCTCCAGCTCAGAGCGCTGGGAGCCCGGCAAGACGATCACACTGAGATACGACGAGTATAATGCGGAAGGCACCATTCAGGTAGTGGAGGTCGAGGAGGACAAGAAAATCGTCTTTACCTGGGGACCACAGGATGATCCCCACACGGTAACGATCTCGCTGCAGGTGCAGGGCGATTCGCATACCATCGTGGAAGTAACAGAAGAGGGCTTTAACGAGAACGATGAAAATCTCATTCCTGACCTGATTGGCAACAAGGAAGGCTGGGTGTACATGCTGACTTGCTTAAAGGGTTACATGGAAAACGGCATCAATAACTTGCGGGCAGGTCTGTGGAAATAA
- a CDS encoding SRPBCC family protein: protein MTTPITVPDLSERPFSLQVEREMTLTPAALYLAWTRQFDRWFAAPGSVIMQGEVDTAFFFETVYQPDAKSKPMRHPHYGRFLRLEQDRFVELTWVTGTGGTKGTETVVTIEIQEAGDGSRIFLTHAGFPDAESRDQHEYAWPMVLEQLEQKLGKREG from the coding sequence ATGACAACACCCATTACGGTACCAGATCTGTCAGAGAGGCCGTTTTCTTTGCAGGTTGAGCGGGAAATGACATTGACTCCCGCGGCGCTTTACCTGGCTTGGACGAGGCAATTTGATCGTTGGTTCGCTGCACCCGGCTCGGTCATCATGCAAGGGGAAGTCGACACAGCCTTCTTTTTCGAAACCGTCTACCAGCCAGACGCTAAGAGTAAGCCCATGCGTCACCCGCATTACGGACGGTTTCTCAGACTGGAACAAGACCGCTTCGTTGAATTGACTTGGGTCACGGGAACAGGCGGTACCAAGGGAACAGAGACTGTAGTAACGATAGAGATCCAAGAGGCTGGGGATGGATCGCGTATTTTTTTGACTCATGCAGGCTTTCCTGATGCAGAATCGAGGGACCAGCATGAGTACGCCTGGCCTATGGTGCTGGAGCAGCTCGAACAAAAACTGGGGAAACGGGAGGGATAG
- a CDS encoding SRPBCC family protein — protein MADNAFVYVSYIATTPEKLWEALTSSEFTEQYFFGSKIESDWKVGSSITYSRDGKVSDYGTILKCEPYRVLSFTWTYVADRATREEPSQVTFELKQMGSAVKLTLKHEKLVAADIVEKEDTFEGLNNGWPAILSNLKSLLETGKTLEPVSL, from the coding sequence ATGGCAGATAACGCATTTGTGTACGTTTCCTACATCGCAACGACACCGGAAAAGCTCTGGGAGGCTCTGACCAGCAGCGAATTCACCGAGCAATATTTCTTTGGCAGCAAGATCGAGTCTGATTGGAAGGTTGGCTCCAGCATCACGTACTCTCGAGACGGGAAAGTGTCGGATTACGGGACCATTTTGAAATGCGAACCATATCGGGTTCTTTCGTTTACGTGGACGTACGTTGCTGATCGAGCGACGCGCGAGGAGCCGTCACAAGTGACATTTGAGCTCAAACAAATGGGTTCGGCTGTGAAGCTCACTTTGAAGCATGAAAAACTGGTCGCAGCTGATATCGTTGAGAAGGAAGACACCTTCGAAGGGCTGAACAACGGCTGGCCGGCTATCCTGAGCAACCTGAAAAGTCTGTTGGAAACGGGAAAAACTTTGGAGCCGGTCTCCTTGTAA
- a CDS encoding sigma-54 interaction domain-containing protein, whose amino-acid sequence MYQTQFFQASDNDELVKLITTIFHTSHDGLAICDKNGHVLLYNEAYLHITGVPAEVLNRYSFIEQKEMHMVPDSSAARAIQTKQIHSVVIDYANGRKAINTATPLLDENQELLFVVGNVRDITELNQLQQELEETRQINSAFQQALEQIQNEMGFEGQLIYRSNVMHRIVSLAQRFARNDSPILLLGESGVGKDVLASYIHAKSGRTGDFIKINCGAIPDHLLESELFGYEKGAFTGASQSKEGLLELAHSGTIFLDEVGDLPFPLQFKLLNVLQDGKIRRLGGKTARQVNMRIIAATNSDLEEMVERKQFRQDLYYRLNVLSISVPPLRDRREDIPALIFYFLKMLEKKYQQEMRVEPEALEALMEYEWPGNTRELKNVVERSYHMCENGKITIDQLPASIRKSQQSSLPLQLAKMDQSLPLKEAVDRFEREYIQRLLQETGTMQECADRLGVNISTLVRKKRSLGIKL is encoded by the coding sequence ATGTACCAAACCCAATTCTTTCAAGCCAGCGACAATGACGAGCTCGTCAAATTGATCACGACGATTTTCCATACTTCCCACGACGGGCTTGCCATCTGTGACAAAAATGGCCATGTCCTTCTCTATAATGAAGCATACCTGCATATTACAGGCGTTCCGGCCGAGGTATTGAACCGTTACAGCTTTATCGAGCAAAAAGAAATGCATATGGTCCCGGATTCCTCCGCAGCACGTGCCATCCAGACCAAGCAAATCCACAGCGTGGTGATCGACTACGCAAACGGCCGAAAAGCGATCAATACAGCTACTCCCTTGCTCGATGAGAATCAGGAGCTCCTGTTTGTCGTAGGAAACGTCCGCGATATTACGGAGCTGAATCAGCTGCAGCAAGAGCTGGAGGAGACGCGCCAGATCAATTCTGCCTTTCAGCAGGCGTTGGAGCAGATCCAAAACGAGATGGGTTTCGAAGGACAGCTGATCTATCGAAGCAACGTGATGCACCGGATCGTCTCTTTGGCGCAGCGATTTGCCCGAAATGACTCACCGATCCTCCTGCTGGGAGAATCGGGTGTGGGCAAGGACGTGCTCGCCAGCTACATTCATGCCAAAAGCGGAAGAACGGGAGATTTCATCAAGATCAACTGTGGCGCTATCCCCGATCACCTCCTCGAATCTGAGCTGTTCGGGTATGAAAAGGGAGCATTTACTGGGGCTAGTCAGTCAAAGGAAGGACTCTTGGAGCTCGCGCACAGCGGAACCATCTTCCTCGACGAAGTGGGTGATCTGCCCTTTCCGCTTCAGTTCAAGCTGCTCAATGTCCTGCAGGACGGCAAGATCCGTCGGCTGGGAGGGAAAACGGCTCGCCAGGTCAACATGCGAATCATCGCCGCCACCAACAGCGACCTCGAAGAGATGGTCGAACGCAAGCAATTCCGGCAGGATCTCTACTACCGTCTCAATGTCCTTTCCATCTCGGTACCGCCTTTGAGAGATCGCCGCGAGGACATACCTGCCCTGATTTTTTACTTTTTAAAAATGCTGGAGAAAAAGTACCAGCAGGAAATGCGGGTCGAGCCTGAGGCATTGGAAGCTTTGATGGAATACGAATGGCCCGGAAATACCCGCGAGCTGAAAAACGTCGTCGAGCGCTCGTACCACATGTGTGAAAACGGAAAAATCACGATCGACCAGCTCCCCGCCTCCATTCGCAAGTCTCAGCAATCTTCTCTCCCTTTGCAGCTGGCCAAAATGGATCAGTCCTTGCCATTGAAGGAAGCAGTCGATCGCTTTGAGCGGGAGTACATTCAACGGCTCTTGCAGGAAACAGGCACGATGCAAGAATGCGCTGACAGGCTGGGAGTGAACATCTCGACATTGGTGCGCAAAAAGCGGAGTCTGGGAATCAAACTGTGA
- a CDS encoding MFS transporter, which produces MQQPRSVWAVFFAGIIAFMGIGLVDPILPAIAEKMDATPSEVSMLFTSYNAVMAVAMLFTGMIASRLGIKKTLLTGIVIIALFSFLGGLSNHIWVLGGLRGGWGLGNALFVATALTAIVSLSKSGVTKAIILYEAAIGLGISVGPLVGGELGAISWRGPFFGVASLMVIAFIALIILMPAEAKTSTSTRAKTSVLDPFRAMKHRSLVVFGLTACLYNFGFFTLMAYAPFVMGLDEHGLGYVFLGWGVLLAITSVFMAPKLQQRFGTVTSMSVMLTLFGLTLLAMGIWTNTQAVVIAAVIFSGALLGNNNTLITTGVMNAAPVERSTASAAYSFLRFIGGAIAPVLAGKLAEWYNPHVPFIVGAGFVLLSVVFVTLNRRHVQHVDQAGSAH; this is translated from the coding sequence TTGCAGCAGCCGCGATCGGTATGGGCGGTATTTTTTGCCGGGATCATTGCGTTTATGGGAATCGGCCTGGTTGACCCGATTCTGCCTGCGATTGCAGAGAAAATGGATGCAACACCCAGTGAAGTGAGCATGCTGTTCACCAGCTATAATGCTGTAATGGCAGTAGCCATGCTGTTCACGGGGATGATTGCTTCCCGATTGGGAATCAAAAAGACGCTGCTCACTGGAATCGTCATCATTGCGTTGTTTTCGTTTTTAGGTGGATTATCCAACCATATTTGGGTGCTCGGCGGATTACGTGGTGGCTGGGGCCTCGGGAACGCCCTCTTCGTGGCAACTGCACTGACAGCCATCGTTTCCTTGTCAAAAAGCGGCGTCACGAAAGCAATCATCCTGTATGAAGCTGCCATCGGACTCGGGATATCCGTAGGGCCGCTGGTAGGTGGGGAGCTGGGAGCCATCTCCTGGCGAGGACCTTTCTTTGGGGTAGCATCTCTCATGGTGATTGCCTTTATCGCCCTCATCATTTTGATGCCGGCGGAAGCGAAAACGAGTACATCGACTAGAGCCAAAACCTCCGTCCTTGATCCGTTCCGCGCCATGAAGCACCGTTCCCTGGTGGTTTTTGGGTTGACAGCATGCCTGTACAACTTTGGCTTTTTCACGCTCATGGCCTACGCTCCATTTGTCATGGGATTGGATGAGCATGGTCTGGGATACGTGTTTCTCGGGTGGGGTGTCCTGCTCGCGATCACTTCCGTATTCATGGCACCAAAGCTCCAGCAACGGTTTGGAACGGTCACGTCCATGTCCGTGATGCTTACTCTTTTCGGGCTCACGCTGCTTGCAATGGGCATTTGGACGAACACTCAGGCGGTTGTGATCGCAGCAGTTATTTTTTCCGGTGCGCTTCTGGGAAACAACAACACCTTGATTACCACAGGCGTCATGAACGCTGCTCCCGTCGAGCGCTCCACTGCTTCAGCGGCGTACAGTTTCTTGCGTTTTATCGGGGGAGCGATTGCCCCTGTCCTAGCAGGGAAATTGGCGGAGTGGTACAACCCCCACGTCCCGTTTATCGTTGGGGCAGGATTCGTCCTCCTGTCAGTCGTATTCGTGACCCTAAACCGTCGTCATGTCCAGCACGTGGACCAAGCGGGCTCAGCCCATTAA